The sequence GGACGGCTCGGGAAGGCGGCGGGTCCTCTCCCACGAGGCGCCGCCGGCGAACTTCAGGACCAGCGTCAGGCCACGGGCGGCCTGGCCACGCCCGCGCAGCAGGTGTCCGAGCCGCACGACCAGGTGAAGCAGGGCGCTGCGGACGTCGGCGCCGTCCAGGGCGTGGCGGGAGAAGGAGCAGCGCACGGTCGCGGCGGCGGGAAGCCCGCGGGGGGTGACGGGGCGCGGGTCGATGCCGCGGGCGCGGTCGGCGGCGGTGCGGCCGGCGCGGCCGCCCAGCAGGCGCTGCACCGTCTCGGCGGGGACGGCGGCGAGCAGGGCGACGGTGTGGATGCCGTAGTCGTGCAGCGCTGCCGCCTGGCGGGGGCCGATGCCGTGCAGGGCGTCGACCGGCAGCGGGCCGAGCCAGTCGGTGACCTGGTCGGGGGCGACGGCGAGGACGCCACCGGGGGCGCCGATCCGGGCGCAGGCGGTCGCCGCGACCGTGATGGACGGCCCGATACCGACCCGGATGTCGACACCGAGACGGGACAGGGTGCGCACCCGCAGCATCTCCCCCAGCCGGCGGGCATCGGCGCCGTGATAGCGCAGGGCGCCCTTCAGCTCCGCCAGGGCCGCGGCCGGCGGCAGGGCCTGCACGACCGGGGAGAGCTCCGCCATTTCCTCCAGAACCTGCCGGTACGTCTCCTGCGGCAGCCGGTCCGGGCAGCGCACCTGCATCACCGTGCTCCGACCCGCCGGCGTCTGTGCGGTCATGACACCCACCTCCCCCATCCATGTTATCGAACAAAAAATCGAACACGCGAGGCCCGAGCGCTGATCGCGGGCATAGAATCAAAAATATGTTCGATGACCTGCCGCCCGACCTGGAGCGCCTGCACACCCTGCGGGTGTGGCACGCCATGTGGCTGGCCCGCATCGACGCCAGGATCGCGGCCGTGCGGCAGCGGCAGGCCGAGACCGAACGGGGCCGGGCGCGCAGGCCGCGGGCGCCGGAGTGGACCGTCGAGCTCGGCATCGGCGCCGGCCGGCCGCCGGTCCAGGTCCATGCCGGCGACTGCTTCTCGGCGGGCAAGCGCCGTCGCGCCGTCGGCCGCGACGAAGCCCGCCGTCTCCTGGCCGACGGTCTGCGCGCCTGCACGCACTGCCGGCCCGACACCCGACTGAACGTCACCGACTTATCCGACGGCCCCGCCCCTCCCCCGCATCCCCGCCGTTCGGACGGACACCGCCGGTACAGCCCGCTCCCGCGCCCCGGTCCCGGAACCCGGCCCCTTCGCCCTCGGCTGCCCGGGCGGCCGGGTTGCGCCTACTGCGGTGCCGGCAGGCGCAGCCGCTCGGTTACGACAGCACGGTCAAGGCGTCGGGCCTCGTGCAGCAGCCTGCGCCGCGAACGTTCAGTGGCGGTCCCGGGCGGTCATTGTGTCGTCGGGGTCCTGGGCGGCGTACACCGCGAGGAAGGCGGTGAGGGCGTGCACTGTGCCGCCGGCCGGGCCGAGGACGGTGAGCGGGACGCTGTGGCGCAGGCCGGCCGACAGCCTGCGGTGTGTGCGCAGCGCGGCGGCGGCCAGGGGGCCGTGCTGCGGGCGGTGCGTGAGGTCCGGACCGGCGCCTGCCATGGAGCGGGCCTCGGTCCGGGCCCGGGAGGTGATCTCGGCTGTCCGTGCGTGGGTCGTGGGGGTCGCCATGGCGGCACTCCTCGGCTGGTCGGGGCGCGCGATCGGACACGACTGGGGAAGGGGCGTGGGGCGTTGGTGCGGCTGAGGGGGCGGGCTAGCGCGGCTGGGGGATCATGAGCAGGCGCTGCGGGTGCAAGGTGGTGTGCGCCGCGGCGCGGACCCGGCTGCCCGGTGGGAGGGTCAGCCGCCATTCGCGGGCCACCGCGCCGAGCAGGATCTCCAGTTCCTTCCAGGCGAATGCCTCGCCGACGCATCCGCGGGCTCCGGCGCCGAAGGGGAGGTAGGAGGCGTCCTGCGCGTTCGGCCTGAGGGTGAGCCAGCGGTCCGGGTCCAAGCGGTGGGGGTCGCGGTAGCGGCCGGGGTCCCTGTGCAGCAGGTAGGAGCTGAACATCACGTGGGTGCCCGCGGGCAGGGCGTGTTCGCCGAGCGTGACCTCCGAGAGGGCCGTCCGGCAGGTGATCCATACGGGCGGGTAGAGCCGCAGTACCTCCATCAGGAAGCGCAGGGCGTAGCCGGGCGGGCCGTGGCCGTGGCCGGAGCGCCCGGCTGCGTCCGCGCCCTCTCCCCCGGCCGTGGTCCGGGCCAGGTCCTTGAGGACCTTCTCCTCGATCAGCGGGTCCTCGGCGAGCAGGTGCAGGGCCCAGGACATCACCGAGGCGGTGGTGACGGTGGCCGCGGTCAGCATCATGACGGCCTCGTCGCAGATCTGATCCGCGCTCAGGGCGGCGGCGCCGTCCGGTCCGGTGTCCGCCAGCAGCGCCGAGAGGTGATCGGCGGCCGCGGCCGGGGAGCCGAGGCGGCCGGCGACGCATGAGGCGAGCAGCGTACGGAAGGCGGTGAACGCCTTCGCGAGCCGCCGGGAGGGCTGCGGTGAGCGGGCCGCCCTTCCGTACAGCGGCTTTCTGATCATTTCCCAGGACAGGGCCGCGAGGTGTGCGCCGAGCACGTCGGACGTCTCGCGCGCCAGCGCGCCGAAGAGGGTGTTCAGCGCGATGGCGCTCGCCGCCCGGCACATCGCGGCCTGGACGTCGACCGGTTGCCCGGGGCGCCATGAGGCCGCCGTGTCCCGGGCGATCTCCTCCATCAGCGGGGCGTGGCCGGCGACCGCGGCGGTGCGCAGGTAGGGGTGCGCCAGTCGCCGGTAGTGCCGGTGCAGGGTGTCGTCCTGGGCGAGCAGCCCGGCCCGGCTGAGGATCCTCGCCTTCTGGAAGAGTTCGCCCTTGCCGTAGTGCTTGCCGTCCTTGACGAGGATGCGGCGCACCAGGGCCGCGTCCGTGACGAACTCGGCGCTCACGCCGTCCACCGAGACGGTGCGCAGCGGGTGGCCGCGCAGGAGACGCTCCATCCGGTGGAAGTGGAACTGCGCGGGGCGGCTCGCGCTACGCGGCGTCGGCGGCATGGTCGATCGACGGCATCAGGTCCAGCCGGCTGCGCGCCTGGAAGCGGTAGTACTGCTGGAGTTTGTAGTACTCCTCGCCCGAGGACGTCATGGCCGCGTAGACCATCTTGGGGTCGTCGCCGCCGTAGGCGACGCTGGTGAGGAAGTGTTCGATCTTCGGGCCGAGGCGGGCGGGCAGTGCCAGCGGGTCGCGGGTCTTCACGCTGAAGGCGATGCGTTCGATGTCCGCCGAGTTCCAGCTCAGGGTGGCGTAGAAGCCGAAGGACTTCTCGCAGAACCTCAGCATCTGCTCGCTGGGGTCGGGCATGCCGGTGGCGCGGTGCATCGCCAGGACCTCGTCGGGGCGGCGCAGGTGGTCGGGGAAGCCGGTGAAGTACAGGTTGACGGTGTTGTTGCGGTAGTCGATGGCGACGACGTCTATCTTGTCGGCCAGGCCGCGGTCGGCGAAGAAGGCGAAGTTCTCGGCGAGGCTCGGCGGCATCGAGGGCAGGTCGCGCAGTTCGGCGAGGCTCTGGCGGTGGCCGCCGGGGAAGTACACCCAGATCTTGCGGAAGCCGCCGACGATGCCGAAGTCGATGCCGTAGCTGTCGATGGGGCAGTGCTGCTGGATGTCGGCCAGCAGGGTCTCCGCGGGGCGGCCGCTCTGTGTGATGAAGCCGTGGTCGCGGGCGCGCAGGTAGGGGTCGATGTGCCGCGGGATGGTGAAGCGGCAGTCGAACTCTCCTTCGTGGCGGGCGTTGGTCGCCACCCGGAAGGCGATGATGGCCTGCGGGATGGCGTCCTCGAACGCCTCCAGGACGGGCCAGACCTTCTCGCGCGAGCAGGCCACGTCGATGAGTCCCGCCGATTCCTCGACCCCGGCGAAGAGGTCCGCCAGCTGCGTGGTTTCCGACATGCTTCCTCCAACTGCCGTACGGGGGCGGGTCACTTGTTCCGGTAGGCCACGCGCAGGGCCATGTTCGCCAGTTCGCCGCGCCACACCGCGTCGACGGGCGCGTCGGCGATGGCGGTGCGGCCCTGCTCGACGAGGGCGGCGATGTGCCGTTCGACGTCCTCGGGGACGCCGGTGTCCAGCAGGCGGCCGCGTATCTCGTCGGGGGTGTGTCCGGGCTCGGTGATGAGGTCGCGGATGCGGGCGTCGCGCTGCATCGCCCAGCCCAGCAGGAGGGTCATCTTGTGCTGGCTGAAGTCGAGTCCGGCCGTCTTGCCGGTCTGGGCGGAGTCGCCGAACGCGTCCAGCAGGTCGTCGCGGAGCTGGAAGGCCTCGCCGACCGCCTCGCCGTACTGGGCGAGGGCGGGGGCGAGGTCGGCGCGGCCGGCCGCGCTCGCGCCGACGACCAGGGGGCGGTGGATGGTGTAGCGGCCGGACTTGATCAGGGCGATCAGCCGGGACAGGTCGGGGTCGATGCTGAACTCGGCGGCCGCGGCGACGTCCATGTACTGGCCGATCATCACTTCGGAGCGCAGCCGGTGCCATTCGGCGAAGGCGCCGCGCGGGGCGGTGGACATCAGCTCGTCGGAGTAGACCAGGGCGAGGTCGCCGACGAGGAGGGCGACGCCCTCGCCGAACCGGCGGGACTCGCCCTGCCAGCCGCGGGTGCGGTGCAGCGTGGAGTGCAGGAGGTGGACGGCGGGCTTGCCGCGCCGGGTGCGGGAGTCGTCCAGGACGTCGTCGTGGACGAGGGCGGAGATGTGCAGCAGTTCCAGGGCGGCGGCCGCGTCGACGATGGCGGGGTCGTCGGGGTCGCCGCCCGCGGCGAGGTAGCCGGTGAGGCAGAAGGCCGGGCGGATGAGCTTGCCGCCGGCGGTGGCGAGGTCGGACAGCGCGTCGATGGCGACGACGGCGTGGTCGTGCACCTCGGCGTAGTGGGCGCGTTCGGCGGCGAGGAAGGAGCTCAGCCGGTCCTGGACGCGCTGGAG is a genomic window of Streptomyces rishiriensis containing:
- a CDS encoding DNA polymerase Y family protein, giving the protein MTAQTPAGRSTVMQVRCPDRLPQETYRQVLEEMAELSPVVQALPPAAALAELKGALRYHGADARRLGEMLRVRTLSRLGVDIRVGIGPSITVAATACARIGAPGGVLAVAPDQVTDWLGPLPVDALHGIGPRQAAALHDYGIHTVALLAAVPAETVQRLLGGRAGRTAADRARGIDPRPVTPRGLPAAATVRCSFSRHALDGADVRSALLHLVVRLGHLLRGRGQAARGLTLVLKFAGGASWERTRRLPEPSAHDDDLRVLAYRLMDAAGLQRGRLTALALKGEDLVDAGRVARQISLDDAREARLVAEAAIDRVRDRFGAGVIGPAAVFRCAS
- a CDS encoding cytochrome P450, which produces MERLLRGHPLRTVSVDGVSAEFVTDAALVRRILVKDGKHYGKGELFQKARILSRAGLLAQDDTLHRHYRRLAHPYLRTAAVAGHAPLMEEIARDTAASWRPGQPVDVQAAMCRAASAIALNTLFGALARETSDVLGAHLAALSWEMIRKPLYGRAARSPQPSRRLAKAFTAFRTLLASCVAGRLGSPAAAADHLSALLADTGPDGAAALSADQICDEAVMMLTAATVTTASVMSWALHLLAEDPLIEEKVLKDLARTTAGGEGADAAGRSGHGHGPPGYALRFLMEVLRLYPPVWITCRTALSEVTLGEHALPAGTHVMFSSYLLHRDPGRYRDPHRLDPDRWLTLRPNAQDASYLPFGAGARGCVGEAFAWKELEILLGAVAREWRLTLPPGSRVRAAAHTTLHPQRLLMIPQPR
- a CDS encoding aromatic prenyltransferase produces the protein MSETTQLADLFAGVEESAGLIDVACSREKVWPVLEAFEDAIPQAIIAFRVATNARHEGEFDCRFTIPRHIDPYLRARDHGFITQSGRPAETLLADIQQHCPIDSYGIDFGIVGGFRKIWVYFPGGHRQSLAELRDLPSMPPSLAENFAFFADRGLADKIDVVAIDYRNNTVNLYFTGFPDHLRRPDEVLAMHRATGMPDPSEQMLRFCEKSFGFYATLSWNSADIERIAFSVKTRDPLALPARLGPKIEHFLTSVAYGGDDPKMVYAAMTSSGEEYYKLQQYYRFQARSRLDLMPSIDHAADAA
- a CDS encoding polyprenyl synthetase family protein; its protein translation is MTTAVTRRAATDQEPAASARRTVEDLLQRVQDRLSSFLAAERAHYAEVHDHAVVAIDALSDLATAGGKLIRPAFCLTGYLAAGGDPDDPAIVDAAAALELLHISALVHDDVLDDSRTRRGKPAVHLLHSTLHRTRGWQGESRRFGEGVALLVGDLALVYSDELMSTAPRGAFAEWHRLRSEVMIGQYMDVAAAAEFSIDPDLSRLIALIKSGRYTIHRPLVVGASAAGRADLAPALAQYGEAVGEAFQLRDDLLDAFGDSAQTGKTAGLDFSQHKMTLLLGWAMQRDARIRDLITEPGHTPDEIRGRLLDTGVPEDVERHIAALVEQGRTAIADAPVDAVWRGELANMALRVAYRNK